AGTGGCCCTTGCGTCGGTCGAGACCGACGGAGTGTCCGTGGGCGTCACCCTCAGCCTGGGTGTGGCCGCGTTCCGTCCCGGCGACACGCCCGAGGGCCTCTTCGACCGCTCGGACCGCGCGCTCTACGAGGCCAAACACGAGGGCAAAAACCGCGCGGTTACGCTCAGCGACTGAGCGCGGAATCGTTTCGCGCCCCGGGGTGAGTGGGTCACCTCCCACGCAGAGCCCGCGCTTTTGGTCTCAACCTCGGGCCCGACCCTGCCGAAGATCCAGTCTCGGGGGTCCTGCTCGTGCCACGAACGTACACGCTCGACATACAGAGTTCGCAGAGCTCGTTTCGGCTCAGGACCGGCAACGGGTTCGTCCTTACAGGAGGTGCACACCGTGGCTGAGTCCGAAAAAACGCGCGTTTTGGCGGTCCCGCCGCAAGAGGACTCATCGTCCGGGTACCTGGCGCCCGGGTCGCCGGTCGGCAACTACGTCATCTCCGATCTCATCTCTGACGGCGGCTGCGGCAGCGTTTACCGTGCCAAGCACAGCCTCTTGGGGCGACCCGTCGCCATCAAGGTTCTGCGCCGGGAGTTCTCCGAGACGGGCTCGTCGATGGCCAAGCGCTTCTTGCTGGAGGCGCTGGCCATCAACATGATCCGGCACCCCAACATCGTGGATGTCTTCGAGTTCGGTCAGCTTCCCGACGGGCGCCCCTTTTACGTGATGGAGCACCTCGAGGGTCAAGACCTCGATAGCGCCATCAAACGGCATGGCCGTTACACGCCCGCCGAAGCGCTCGTTTTTCTCGAGCCGGTTTGCGAAGCCCTGGAGGCTGCCCACCGCGCGGGGTTCGTTCACCGCGACATCAAAGCAAGCAACGTTCACGTGGGACGAAGCCTGGATGGTAAGACCACCGTGAAGCTGCTCGACTTCGGTGTGGCCAAGGCACTCAACCCCGACAACCCCGGAGCGGGCCTCACCGTTGCCGGTTCGCGCATCGGGACCACCAGCGCCATGGCGCCCGAACAGATTCGCGGCGGGGACATCACGCCGGCCACCGACATCTACGCGCTGGGGGTGCTCCTGTTTCGGGTCCTCGTGGGACGCAACCCGTTTTCAGCCGCGGATCCCAACGAAGTGGAGCAGATGCACCTCAAGGCGTCGCCCCCCCGACCGAGCGAGTTCGCCCGGGTCTCCCCCGAGATCGACGCTGTCGTCCTGCGCGCCATGCAGAAAAAGCCCCAGGAGCGCTTCGGGACGGCGCACGCCTTCCTCGACGCGCTCAAGGCCGCGGTGACGGCCGAGTCGCAGGTGTCCGCCCCGCCGGCGGCAAGGGCCGTCGGCATTCTTGTCGACCTGCGCACGGATGAAACCGCAGACGACCTGGCCATGGCCGACGTGCTGACCTGCCTCG
Above is a genomic segment from Myxococcales bacterium containing:
- a CDS encoding serine/threonine protein kinase; translated protein: MAESEKTRVLAVPPQEDSSSGYLAPGSPVGNYVISDLISDGGCGSVYRAKHSLLGRPVAIKVLRREFSETGSSMAKRFLLEALAINMIRHPNIVDVFEFGQLPDGRPFYVMEHLEGQDLDSAIKRHGRYTPAEALVFLEPVCEALEAAHRAGFVHRDIKASNVHVGRSLDGKTTVKLLDFGVAKALNPDNPGAGLTVAGSRIGTTSAMAPEQIRGGDITPATDIYALGVLLFRVLVGRNPFSAADPNEVEQMHLKASPPRPSEFARVSPEIDAVVLRAMQKKPQERFGTAHAFLDALKAAVTAESQVSAPPAARAVGILVDLRTDETADDLAMADVLTCLDIAEPALIAAGYSMVLQTGSALLAVKPLPENDPVMDRLMRAEAIGTAQHLWQELSARPDPETAVQVNVSVHATSATVRKVGDGLEIEGGPIVEISQWAPGDAQTGVFVTADAGRDVDQAA